In a single window of the Acipenser ruthenus chromosome 42, fAciRut3.2 maternal haplotype, whole genome shotgun sequence genome:
- the LOC131709267 gene encoding zinc finger protein 23-like isoform X1 yields the protein MSGVKRENESLKLRLEISESELKAVRGCINAAHADIKQPFIFQVLFPTDPIESHAIPESEAQEGPKIEAVYTQEESFEQEWCASLIQVTELPCVKDEDVPEQECVPIKEEFIEQECVSIAEELPTENNVCTLEENNKLGSNLCDDSPSECELGFGASKVDEGEHDSTPSPQCKNSSRGKPQCKKHRETTAQEEYVKTLRTHSVTIPSLQDRHPLTVESTETPHSACFNNSETQGSLKTLPHSIKDGRSSCQLDVPETHKGNPTGGTTFSWADCGKNFNHISLLKRHQRIHTGEKPSHIQSSDKSFTQLGNLHSHQRIHTGEKPHHCTECGKRFSQLGDLKRHHQIHTGEKPYHCAVCGKRFSQLGDLKRHHQIHTGEKPYHCAVCGKRFSQSGVLKRHQRIYTGEKPYHCDVCGKRFSRLGDLKRHQHIHTGEKPYHCDVCGKRFSQSGDLKRHQHIHAGEKSHHCTECGKTFIHIGNLKKHKVIHAGEKPHHCAVCGKRFRQLRDLKKTP from the exons ATGTCTGGAGTGAagagagagaatgaaagtctgaagctgagattggaaatatcagagagcgagctgaaagccgtgcgagggtgtataaacgctgcacatgcagacattaaacagcctttcatatttcaag ttttgtttcccacagatcccatagagagccacgctatccctgaatctgaagcacaggaggggccaaagatagaagcagtttacacacaagaggagtcctttgagcaggagtggtgtgcaagtctaatacaggttacagagctgccatgtgttaaagatgaagacgtccctgaacaggaatgtgttcctattaaagaggaattcatagaacaggaatgtgtctccatcgcagaggaacttcctactgaaaataatgtctgtacacttgaggagaacaacaagctgggatccaacctgtgtgatgattctccatctgaatgtgaactgggatttggAG cttctaaagtagatgaaggagaacacgactccactccatcaccccagtgcaaaaactcttctagaggcaaaccacagtgcaagaaacacagagaaacgacagcccaagaagagtatgtgaagacattgagaactcactcagttacaatcccttctttacaagacagacacccacttactgtggagagtacagagacgccACATTCTGCATGTTTTAACAATTCAGAAACCCAGGGCAgcttgaagaccttgcctcattctaTTAAAGATGGGAGGAGTTCTTGTCAATTAGACGttcctgaaactcacaagggaaatcccacaggagggactacattttcctgggctgattgtgggaagaatttcaatcatatatcactgcttaaaagacaccagcgcattcacacaggagagaaaccttcccacatacagtccagtgataagagtttcacacagttaggaaatcttcattcacaccagcgcattcacacaggagagaaacctcatcactgcactgagtgtgggaagagattcagccagttaggagaccttaaaagacaccatcaaattcacacaggggagaaaccttatcactgtgctgtttgtgggaagagattcagccagttaggagaccttaaaagacaccatcaaattcacacaggggagaaaccttatcactgtgctgtttgtggtaAGAGATTCAGCCAGTCTGGTgtccttaaaagacaccagcgcatttacacaggagagaaaccttatcactgtgatgtttgtgggaagagattcagccggttaggagaccttaaaagacaccagcacattcacacaggagagaaaccttatcactgtgatgtttgtgggaagagattcagccagtctggagaccttaaaagacaccagcacaTTCACGCAGGAGAGAAAtctcatcactgcactgagtgtgggaagacattcattcacataggaaaccttaaaaaacacaaagtcATTCAcgcaggagagaaacctcatcactgtgctgtttgtgggaagagattcagacaGTTACGAGACCTTAaaaagacaccataa
- the LOC131709267 gene encoding zinc finger protein 23-like isoform X2, whose amino-acid sequence MSGVKRENESLKLRLEISESELKAVRGCINAAHADIKQPFIFQDPIESHAIPESEAQEGPKIEAVYTQEESFEQEWCASLIQVTELPCVKDEDVPEQECVPIKEEFIEQECVSIAEELPTENNVCTLEENNKLGSNLCDDSPSECELGFGASKVDEGEHDSTPSPQCKNSSRGKPQCKKHRETTAQEEYVKTLRTHSVTIPSLQDRHPLTVESTETPHSACFNNSETQGSLKTLPHSIKDGRSSCQLDVPETHKGNPTGGTTFSWADCGKNFNHISLLKRHQRIHTGEKPSHIQSSDKSFTQLGNLHSHQRIHTGEKPHHCTECGKRFSQLGDLKRHHQIHTGEKPYHCAVCGKRFSQLGDLKRHHQIHTGEKPYHCAVCGKRFSQSGVLKRHQRIYTGEKPYHCDVCGKRFSRLGDLKRHQHIHTGEKPYHCDVCGKRFSQSGDLKRHQHIHAGEKSHHCTECGKTFIHIGNLKKHKVIHAGEKPHHCAVCGKRFRQLRDLKKTP is encoded by the exons ATGTCTGGAGTGAagagagagaatgaaagtctgaagctgagattggaaatatcagagagcgagctgaaagccgtgcgagggtgtataaacgctgcacatgcagacattaaacagcctttcatatttcaag atcccatagagagccacgctatccctgaatctgaagcacaggaggggccaaagatagaagcagtttacacacaagaggagtcctttgagcaggagtggtgtgcaagtctaatacaggttacagagctgccatgtgttaaagatgaagacgtccctgaacaggaatgtgttcctattaaagaggaattcatagaacaggaatgtgtctccatcgcagaggaacttcctactgaaaataatgtctgtacacttgaggagaacaacaagctgggatccaacctgtgtgatgattctccatctgaatgtgaactgggatttggAG cttctaaagtagatgaaggagaacacgactccactccatcaccccagtgcaaaaactcttctagaggcaaaccacagtgcaagaaacacagagaaacgacagcccaagaagagtatgtgaagacattgagaactcactcagttacaatcccttctttacaagacagacacccacttactgtggagagtacagagacgccACATTCTGCATGTTTTAACAATTCAGAAACCCAGGGCAgcttgaagaccttgcctcattctaTTAAAGATGGGAGGAGTTCTTGTCAATTAGACGttcctgaaactcacaagggaaatcccacaggagggactacattttcctgggctgattgtgggaagaatttcaatcatatatcactgcttaaaagacaccagcgcattcacacaggagagaaaccttcccacatacagtccagtgataagagtttcacacagttaggaaatcttcattcacaccagcgcattcacacaggagagaaacctcatcactgcactgagtgtgggaagagattcagccagttaggagaccttaaaagacaccatcaaattcacacaggggagaaaccttatcactgtgctgtttgtgggaagagattcagccagttaggagaccttaaaagacaccatcaaattcacacaggggagaaaccttatcactgtgctgtttgtggtaAGAGATTCAGCCAGTCTGGTgtccttaaaagacaccagcgcatttacacaggagagaaaccttatcactgtgatgtttgtgggaagagattcagccggttaggagaccttaaaagacaccagcacattcacacaggagagaaaccttatcactgtgatgtttgtgggaagagattcagccagtctggagaccttaaaagacaccagcacaTTCACGCAGGAGAGAAAtctcatcactgcactgagtgtgggaagacattcattcacataggaaaccttaaaaaacacaaagtcATTCAcgcaggagagaaacctcatcactgtgctgtttgtgggaagagattcagacaGTTACGAGACCTTAaaaagacaccataa
- the LOC131709267 gene encoding zinc finger protein 23-like isoform X3, whose protein sequence is MLVCSKGSQARRCLRLFCRLRRTELVKADPIESHAIPESEAQEGPKIEAVYTQEESFEQEWCASLIQVTELPCVKDEDVPEQECVPIKEEFIEQECVSIAEELPTENNVCTLEENNKLGSNLCDDSPSECELGFGASKVDEGEHDSTPSPQCKNSSRGKPQCKKHRETTAQEEYVKTLRTHSVTIPSLQDRHPLTVESTETPHSACFNNSETQGSLKTLPHSIKDGRSSCQLDVPETHKGNPTGGTTFSWADCGKNFNHISLLKRHQRIHTGEKPSHIQSSDKSFTQLGNLHSHQRIHTGEKPHHCTECGKRFSQLGDLKRHHQIHTGEKPYHCAVCGKRFSQLGDLKRHHQIHTGEKPYHCAVCGKRFSQSGVLKRHQRIYTGEKPYHCDVCGKRFSRLGDLKRHQHIHTGEKPYHCDVCGKRFSQSGDLKRHQHIHAGEKSHHCTECGKTFIHIGNLKKHKVIHAGEKPHHCAVCGKRFRQLRDLKKTP, encoded by the exons ATGTTGGTTTGTTCAAAAGGAAGCCAAGCGAGGAGGTGTTTGCGTTTGTTTTGCAGATTACGACGCACAGAGCTCGTTAAAGCAG atcccatagagagccacgctatccctgaatctgaagcacaggaggggccaaagatagaagcagtttacacacaagaggagtcctttgagcaggagtggtgtgcaagtctaatacaggttacagagctgccatgtgttaaagatgaagacgtccctgaacaggaatgtgttcctattaaagaggaattcatagaacaggaatgtgtctccatcgcagaggaacttcctactgaaaataatgtctgtacacttgaggagaacaacaagctgggatccaacctgtgtgatgattctccatctgaatgtgaactgggatttggAG cttctaaagtagatgaaggagaacacgactccactccatcaccccagtgcaaaaactcttctagaggcaaaccacagtgcaagaaacacagagaaacgacagcccaagaagagtatgtgaagacattgagaactcactcagttacaatcccttctttacaagacagacacccacttactgtggagagtacagagacgccACATTCTGCATGTTTTAACAATTCAGAAACCCAGGGCAgcttgaagaccttgcctcattctaTTAAAGATGGGAGGAGTTCTTGTCAATTAGACGttcctgaaactcacaagggaaatcccacaggagggactacattttcctgggctgattgtgggaagaatttcaatcatatatcactgcttaaaagacaccagcgcattcacacaggagagaaaccttcccacatacagtccagtgataagagtttcacacagttaggaaatcttcattcacaccagcgcattcacacaggagagaaacctcatcactgcactgagtgtgggaagagattcagccagttaggagaccttaaaagacaccatcaaattcacacaggggagaaaccttatcactgtgctgtttgtgggaagagattcagccagttaggagaccttaaaagacaccatcaaattcacacaggggagaaaccttatcactgtgctgtttgtggtaAGAGATTCAGCCAGTCTGGTgtccttaaaagacaccagcgcatttacacaggagagaaaccttatcactgtgatgtttgtgggaagagattcagccggttaggagaccttaaaagacaccagcacattcacacaggagagaaaccttatcactgtgatgtttgtgggaagagattcagccagtctggagaccttaaaagacaccagcacaTTCACGCAGGAGAGAAAtctcatcactgcactgagtgtgggaagacattcattcacataggaaaccttaaaaaacacaaagtcATTCAcgcaggagagaaacctcatcactgtgctgtttgtgggaagagattcagacaGTTACGAGACCTTAaaaagacaccataa